One Campylobacter showae CSUNSWCD genomic window, ATCAATCGGTGTCCCGTTTTGCGTTTGATGTGATCGATAAGATCGATCGCGTCGATGCTATCTATCTGCAAATCCTCGTAAATGCGCGTTTGCGGCGTGATTTTAGCCTCGTCGATCTCAAAAAGCTGCACTAGCGCGGACTTTAAAATCTCAAAAATTTCTTCCTGCTTCATCGTTATTTCCTAT contains:
- a CDS encoding acyl carrier protein, whose amino-acid sequence is MKQEEIFEILKSALVQLFEIDEAKITPQTRIYEDLQIDSIDAIDLIDHIKRKTGHRLMPEDFKNVKTLEDIVSAVAKKFDE